The following are from one region of the Simiduia agarivorans SA1 = DSM 21679 genome:
- a CDS encoding pyridoxal phosphate-dependent aminotransferase, whose translation MKAPHLVAQPVSVTRKMAAALPKLAKLAAEKGLQLHHLGAGYPHPEVTDPTDYIARSKAWFDHLAQDTSLRDVMRPLYGYTDTLGPRIARERFAEVYGRDFNASIDPDSCIPTIGSTGGINLLCSLFERAGEKIGYITDAPTYAGFLARAGLCQQARIYSVDMDAEGPDPAQLRAQIHRARAEGRFVPFYYTVPDGHNPGGISFSNARRRAILEVLRDEDVLVVEDAPYNYISFDAPEDRPHIFYSLAPEQTVHLFTASKVGLPGPRIGFAFTQARITLKDGSNKALTDLLLTEASSQTLLHNPEALMAFAAFLGDDSFATRASLWPMAEQKIALYRENRDLLLSTLKQRLGDHPDLFQWTEPGAGFFSVFTLNHPSLHCDTAFTERLVADYGVVTIPTFSFYPDDARARNPMAGLNQLRLSFCFSEGEGAARRQQLLDASNAFASALRQECRIDQQ comes from the coding sequence ATGAAAGCGCCTCACCTCGTCGCCCAGCCCGTCAGTGTCACCCGTAAAATGGCGGCGGCATTGCCCAAACTGGCCAAACTCGCCGCCGAAAAAGGCCTGCAACTGCATCACCTGGGCGCAGGCTACCCGCACCCGGAGGTCACAGACCCCACGGATTACATTGCGCGCAGCAAGGCCTGGTTTGACCATCTGGCCCAGGACACCAGCTTGCGGGACGTGATGCGGCCACTCTACGGCTATACGGATACGCTTGGCCCGAGGATTGCCCGCGAGCGCTTTGCCGAGGTCTATGGTCGCGATTTCAACGCCAGCATCGACCCCGACAGCTGCATCCCCACCATCGGCTCCACCGGCGGCATCAACCTCTTGTGCTCCTTGTTCGAACGGGCCGGGGAAAAAATAGGCTACATCACCGACGCCCCGACCTATGCTGGATTTCTGGCCCGGGCTGGTCTGTGTCAACAAGCCAGAATCTACAGCGTGGATATGGATGCGGAAGGGCCAGACCCGGCACAGCTGCGCGCCCAGATCCACCGCGCGCGCGCAGAAGGCCGTTTTGTCCCCTTCTACTACACGGTGCCCGATGGTCACAACCCGGGCGGCATCTCCTTCAGCAACGCGCGTCGCCGCGCGATTCTCGAGGTGCTAAGAGACGAAGATGTGTTAGTGGTTGAAGATGCACCCTACAACTACATCAGTTTTGATGCGCCGGAAGACCGCCCGCACATTTTTTACAGCCTGGCGCCAGAGCAGACGGTACATCTGTTTACCGCGTCCAAAGTCGGTCTACCGGGCCCGCGTATCGGTTTTGCCTTCACCCAGGCCCGGATCACACTCAAGGATGGCAGCAATAAGGCTTTAACCGACTTGCTGCTCACAGAAGCCAGCAGCCAGACGTTGCTGCACAATCCGGAAGCGCTGATGGCCTTTGCCGCATTTTTGGGCGATGACAGTTTCGCCACCCGCGCCAGCCTCTGGCCCATGGCCGAGCAAAAAATTGCGCTCTACCGCGAGAACCGCGACCTGTTGCTGTCGACGCTGAAACAGCGCCTGGGCGACCACCCGGATTTGTTTCAATGGACAGAGCCCGGCGCCGGCTTTTTTTCCGTGTTTACGCTCAATCACCCGAGCTTGCACTGTGATACCGCCTTTACCGAGCGACTGGTGGCAGACTATGGCGTGGTCACCATTCCCACCTTCAGTTTTTATCCGGACGATGCCCGTGCACGCAACCCGATGGCTGGACTGAACCAATTGCGCCTGTCCTTCTGCTTCAGCGAAGGCGAAGGCGCGGCGCGCAGGCAGCAATTGCTGGATGCCAGCAATGCCTTTGCCAGCGCCCTGCGTCAGGAGTGCCGGATCGACCAGCAGTGA